Proteins encoded within one genomic window of Couchioplanes caeruleus:
- the dnaN gene encoding DNA polymerase III subunit beta, whose translation MKFRVERDALADAVAWTAKSLPSRPSVPVLAGVMLRVTDGRLHVSGFDYEVSSQVSVEVQADADGAALVSGRLLAEITKALPAKPVDIAAVGSHLELVCGSARFTLPVMPVEDYPTLPEMPSSAGTVDAQAFAVAVAQVAVAAGRDETLPMMTGVRIELNGSTMAMLATDRYRLAMRELEWNPDDPEISLNALVPAKTLNDTAKALGPIGGAVTLALAQGNAGEGMIGFAGGTRRTTSRLLDGANYPPVRSLFPASHNAEARVGVAALVEVVRRVALVAERTTPVLLSFGEDGLVVEAGGTEEARASEAMEATFTGEPLTIGFNPQYLIDGLQNLGAPTAVLSFVDAFKPAVISPATDEGEIVPGYRYLIMPIRVTR comes from the coding sequence ATGAAGTTCCGGGTGGAGCGAGACGCACTCGCCGACGCGGTGGCGTGGACGGCCAAGAGCCTCCCCAGTCGGCCGTCGGTGCCGGTTCTCGCCGGCGTCATGCTGCGCGTGACCGACGGCAGGCTGCACGTCTCCGGTTTCGACTACGAGGTCTCCAGCCAGGTGAGCGTGGAGGTGCAGGCCGACGCCGACGGCGCCGCGCTGGTCTCCGGCCGCCTGCTTGCCGAGATCACCAAGGCGCTGCCGGCCAAGCCGGTGGACATCGCCGCCGTCGGCTCGCACCTGGAGCTGGTCTGCGGCAGCGCCCGATTCACCCTTCCGGTGATGCCCGTGGAGGACTATCCGACGCTGCCGGAGATGCCGTCCAGCGCCGGCACCGTCGACGCGCAGGCCTTCGCCGTCGCCGTCGCCCAGGTGGCTGTCGCCGCGGGCCGTGACGAGACACTGCCGATGATGACCGGCGTACGGATCGAGCTGAACGGCTCGACGATGGCGATGCTGGCGACCGACCGCTACCGGCTGGCCATGCGCGAGCTGGAGTGGAACCCGGACGACCCGGAGATCAGCCTCAACGCGCTGGTGCCGGCGAAGACCCTCAACGACACGGCCAAGGCCCTCGGCCCGATCGGTGGCGCGGTCACCCTCGCGCTCGCCCAGGGCAACGCCGGCGAGGGCATGATCGGCTTCGCGGGCGGGACCCGGCGCACGACCAGCCGCCTGCTCGACGGTGCCAACTACCCGCCGGTCCGTTCCCTCTTCCCGGCGAGTCACAACGCCGAGGCCCGGGTCGGCGTGGCCGCGCTGGTCGAGGTGGTCCGCCGCGTCGCCCTGGTCGCCGAGCGCACCACGCCGGTGCTGCTCAGCTTCGGCGAGGACGGGCTGGTGGTCGAGGCCGGCGGCACCGAGGAGGCGCGCGCCAGCGAGGCCATGGAGGCCACCTTCACCGGCGAACCGCTGACGATCGGCTTCAACCCGCAGTACCTCATCGACGGCCTGCAGAATCTCGGTGCCCCCACCGCGGTCCTGTCGTTCGTCGACGCCTTCAAGCCCGCCGTGATCTCCCCCGCGACGGACGAGGGCGAAATCGTGCCCGGATACCGCTATCTGATCATGCCCATCCGGGTAACTCGCTGA
- the gyrB gene encoding DNA topoisomerase (ATP-hydrolyzing) subunit B translates to MAEKKQEYGAESITVLEGLEAVRKRPGMYIGSTGERGLHHLVWEVVDNAVDEALAGHCDTIDVVLLADGGVSVTDNGRGFPVDLHPKLKKPGVEVALTVLHAGGKFDGKAYAVSGGLHGVGVSVVNALSTRMAVEIHKSGNVYRQKYNASKPGPLEKGEATDTTGSTVQFWPDPTIFETVEFDFQTIYRRIQEMAFLNKGLTINLVDERPVSLDEEGNPRRVTFMYENGIADFVRHLNHTKSPIHKSVIEFEAEANDEGMALEIAMQWNESYGESVYTFANTINTHEGGTHEEGFRAALTSIVNRYGAEKKFLKSDEKLSGEDIREGLAAIISVKLANPQFEGQTKTKLGNTDMKGFVQKVANEQIADWFDRNPADAKQIITKASQAARARIAAQQARKLARRKSLLESGSMPGKLADCQSTDPRVSELFIVEGDSAGGSAKQGRDSQIQAILPIRGKILNVEKARIDRVLKNNEVQSLITALGTGIHDEFDIAKLRYHKVVLMADADVDGQHIQTLLLTLLFRFMRPLVEVGHVYLAAPPLYKIKWNKRGDDAQYAYSDRERDGLIALRQQKKPNAKPDDIQRFKGLGEMNFHELWDTTMDPATRTLRQVTLDDAATADELFSVLMGEDVEARRSFIQRNAKDVRFLDI, encoded by the coding sequence GTGGCAGAGAAGAAGCAGGAATACGGTGCCGAGTCCATCACCGTGCTCGAAGGCCTCGAGGCGGTTCGCAAGCGTCCCGGTATGTACATCGGTTCGACCGGCGAGCGCGGCCTGCACCACCTGGTCTGGGAGGTTGTGGACAACGCGGTCGACGAGGCGCTCGCGGGCCACTGCGACACCATCGACGTGGTCCTGCTGGCCGATGGTGGCGTCTCGGTCACCGACAACGGCCGTGGCTTCCCGGTCGATCTGCACCCCAAGCTGAAGAAGCCGGGCGTCGAGGTCGCGCTCACCGTCCTGCACGCGGGCGGCAAGTTCGACGGCAAGGCGTACGCGGTCTCCGGCGGTCTGCACGGCGTCGGCGTCTCCGTGGTGAACGCGCTGTCCACCAGGATGGCCGTGGAGATCCACAAGTCCGGCAATGTCTACCGGCAGAAGTACAACGCCTCCAAGCCCGGCCCGCTGGAGAAGGGCGAGGCGACCGACACCACCGGCTCGACCGTCCAGTTCTGGCCGGACCCGACGATCTTCGAGACGGTCGAGTTCGACTTCCAGACGATCTACCGCCGGATCCAGGAGATGGCCTTCCTCAACAAGGGGCTGACCATCAACCTCGTCGACGAGCGGCCGGTGTCGCTCGACGAGGAGGGGAACCCCCGCCGGGTCACTTTCATGTACGAGAACGGCATCGCCGACTTCGTCCGTCACCTGAACCACACGAAGAGCCCGATCCACAAGTCCGTGATCGAGTTCGAGGCCGAGGCCAACGACGAGGGCATGGCTCTCGAGATCGCCATGCAGTGGAACGAGTCGTACGGCGAGTCGGTCTACACCTTCGCCAATACGATCAACACCCACGAGGGCGGCACCCACGAGGAGGGCTTCCGGGCCGCACTGACGAGCATCGTCAACCGGTACGGCGCGGAGAAGAAGTTCCTCAAGAGCGACGAGAAGCTCTCCGGCGAGGACATCCGCGAGGGCCTCGCCGCGATCATCTCGGTGAAGCTGGCGAACCCGCAGTTCGAGGGTCAGACCAAGACCAAGCTCGGCAACACCGACATGAAGGGCTTCGTGCAGAAGGTCGCCAACGAGCAGATCGCCGACTGGTTCGACCGGAACCCCGCGGACGCGAAGCAGATCATCACCAAGGCGTCGCAGGCGGCCCGGGCCCGGATCGCCGCGCAGCAGGCCCGCAAGCTGGCCCGGCGCAAGTCGCTGCTGGAGTCGGGTTCGATGCCGGGCAAGCTGGCGGACTGCCAGTCGACCGACCCGCGGGTCTCCGAGTTGTTCATCGTGGAGGGCGACTCGGCCGGCGGCTCGGCCAAGCAGGGCCGCGACAGCCAGATCCAGGCGATCCTGCCGATCCGCGGCAAGATCCTCAACGTGGAGAAGGCCCGGATCGACCGGGTGCTGAAGAACAACGAGGTGCAGTCGCTGATCACGGCGCTGGGCACCGGCATCCACGACGAGTTCGACATCGCCAAGCTGCGCTACCACAAGGTCGTGCTGATGGCCGACGCGGACGTGGACGGCCAGCACATCCAGACGCTGCTGCTGACCCTGCTGTTCCGTTTCATGCGGCCGCTGGTCGAGGTGGGCCACGTCTACCTGGCCGCCCCGCCGCTTTACAAGATCAAGTGGAACAAGCGCGGTGACGACGCCCAGTATGCGTACTCCGACCGGGAACGTGACGGTCTGATCGCGCTGCGCCAGCAGAAGAAGCCGAACGCCAAGCCGGACGACATCCAGCGCTTCAAGGGTCTCGGCGAGATGAACTTCCACGAGCTGTGGGACACGACCATGGACCCGGCCACCCGCACCCTGCGTCAGGTGACCCTCGACGACGCTGCGACGGCGGACGAGCTGTTCAGCGTCCTCATGGGTGAGGACGTGGAGGCCCGCCGCTCGTTCATCCAGCGCAACGCCAAGGACGTGCGCTTCCTGGACATCTGA
- the gnd gene encoding phosphogluconate dehydrogenase (NAD(+)-dependent, decarboxylating) yields MQLGLIGLGRMGGNMRDRLRAAGQEVVGYDHHKETTDVASLDELVDKLAAPRVVWTMVPAGQITEKTIDELAELLSEGDIIIDGGNSKFTDDAPRAERLKAKGINYLDVGVSGGIWGNTNGYALMVGGDAEIVAHCQPIFDALKPAGQFGFAHAGPHGAGHYSKMVHNGIEYGLMHAYAEGYEILEASELVQNVPAVIKSWREGSVVKSWLLDLLDRALDEDPQLANLKGYAEDTGEGRWTVDEAVRLAVPANVIAASLFARFQSRQEDSPAMKAVAALRNQFGGHAVKR; encoded by the coding sequence ATGCAGCTCGGCCTTATCGGTCTAGGCCGGATGGGCGGCAACATGCGCGATCGCCTGCGCGCCGCCGGCCAGGAGGTGGTCGGCTACGACCACCACAAGGAGACCACCGACGTCGCCAGCCTCGACGAGCTTGTCGACAAGCTCGCCGCGCCCCGGGTGGTGTGGACGATGGTCCCCGCCGGCCAGATCACCGAGAAGACGATCGACGAGCTCGCCGAGCTGCTCTCCGAAGGCGACATCATCATCGACGGCGGCAACTCCAAGTTCACCGACGACGCGCCGCGGGCCGAGCGGCTCAAGGCCAAGGGCATCAACTATCTCGATGTCGGCGTCTCGGGCGGCATCTGGGGCAACACCAACGGGTACGCGCTCATGGTCGGCGGCGACGCCGAGATCGTGGCGCACTGCCAGCCGATCTTCGACGCCCTGAAGCCGGCCGGCCAGTTCGGCTTCGCGCACGCCGGCCCGCACGGCGCCGGCCACTACTCCAAGATGGTCCACAACGGCATCGAGTACGGCCTGATGCACGCGTACGCCGAGGGCTACGAGATCCTCGAGGCCTCGGAGCTGGTCCAGAACGTCCCCGCCGTGATCAAGAGCTGGCGCGAGGGCTCGGTCGTCAAGTCCTGGCTGCTCGACCTGCTGGACCGCGCGCTCGACGAGGACCCGCAGCTGGCCAACCTCAAGGGTTACGCCGAGGACACCGGCGAGGGCCGCTGGACGGTCGACGAGGCCGTGCGCCTGGCCGTACCCGCCAATGTGATCGCGGCGTCACTGTTCGCCCGTTTCCAGTCCCGCCAGGAGGACTCGCCGGCCATGAAGGCCGTCGCCGCGTTGCGCAACCAGTTCGGCGGCCACGCCGTCAAGCGCTGA
- the gyrA gene encoding DNA gyrase subunit A, with translation MTDTPEIPAEEPQDDTGGGVGQRVEPVGLEVEMQRSYLDYAMSVIVGRALPDVRDGLKPVHRKILYAMYDSGFRPDRGYVKCARVVGDVMGNYHPHGDSSIYDALVRMGQPWSLRYPLIDGNGNFGSPGNDPPAAMRYTESKLSPLAMEMLRDIDEDTVDMQDNYDGRAKEPTILPARFPNLLVNGSEGIAVGMATKIPPHNLREIAGAVQWCLDNPEVDEATTLDALLEIVKGPDFPTKGLIVGQSAIQDAYRTGRGSIRMRAVVEVEEDQRGRPCLVVTELPYQVNPDNLAERVAELVKEGKLTGIADIRDESSGRTGMRLILVLKRDAVAKVVLNNLYKHTQLQETFGANMLALVDGVPRTLNLAQFIRYYVEHQIEVIRRRTAFRLRKAEERAHILRGLVKALDALDEVIALIRRSPTVEDARQGLIQLLEIDQVQSQAILDMQLRRLAALERQKIIDELASIEIEIADLKDILAKPERQRAIVSEELAEIVSRFGDDRRTQIIPFDGEVSMEDLIAREDVVVTITRTGYAKRTKVDLYRSQKRGGKGVSGASLRQDDIVSHFFVISTHSWILFFTNKGRVYRAKAYELPEANRVAKGQHVANLLAFQPDEHIAQVIQIPNYQVEPYLVLATKNGLVKKTRLEEFDSNRSGGIIAINLREDDELVGAALAASENDLLLVSKKAQAIRFNATDEALRPMGRATSGVIGMRFGDNDELLAMEVVREGMDVLVATDGGYAKRTPIEEYPVQGRGGKGVLTAKITERRGGLVGALVISPEDELFAITSNGGVIRTPVKPVRRTRDRNTMGVKLMDLPEGVTIVALARNADEPDEQD, from the coding sequence GTGACGGATACTCCCGAGATCCCCGCCGAGGAGCCGCAGGACGACACCGGCGGCGGCGTGGGCCAGCGCGTCGAACCGGTCGGCCTCGAGGTCGAGATGCAGCGGTCGTACCTCGACTACGCGATGAGCGTGATCGTCGGTCGCGCCCTGCCGGACGTGCGTGACGGCCTCAAGCCGGTGCACCGCAAGATCCTCTATGCGATGTACGACTCGGGCTTCCGCCCGGACCGCGGCTACGTCAAGTGCGCCCGCGTCGTCGGCGACGTCATGGGTAACTACCATCCGCACGGCGACTCGTCGATCTACGACGCCCTCGTCCGGATGGGGCAGCCATGGTCGCTGCGCTACCCGCTGATCGACGGCAACGGCAACTTCGGCTCGCCGGGTAACGACCCGCCGGCCGCCATGCGCTACACCGAGTCGAAGCTTTCGCCGCTCGCCATGGAGATGCTGCGGGACATCGACGAGGACACCGTCGACATGCAGGACAACTACGACGGCCGGGCCAAGGAGCCCACAATCCTGCCGGCGCGGTTCCCCAACCTGCTCGTCAACGGCTCTGAGGGCATCGCGGTCGGCATGGCGACCAAGATCCCGCCGCACAACCTGCGCGAGATCGCCGGGGCCGTGCAGTGGTGCCTCGACAACCCCGAGGTCGACGAGGCCACGACGCTCGATGCGCTGCTGGAGATCGTCAAGGGTCCCGACTTCCCGACCAAGGGCCTGATCGTCGGCCAGTCGGCGATCCAGGACGCCTACCGCACCGGCCGTGGCTCAATCCGCATGCGGGCCGTGGTCGAGGTCGAGGAGGATCAGCGCGGCCGACCCTGCCTGGTCGTCACCGAGCTGCCGTACCAGGTGAACCCGGATAATCTCGCCGAGCGCGTAGCGGAGCTGGTCAAAGAGGGCAAGCTCACCGGCATCGCCGACATCCGGGACGAATCTTCCGGGCGTACGGGCATGCGCCTGATCTTGGTATTGAAGCGTGACGCGGTCGCGAAGGTCGTGCTCAACAACCTCTACAAGCACACCCAGCTCCAGGAGACGTTCGGCGCCAACATGCTGGCGCTCGTCGACGGCGTGCCCCGGACCCTCAACCTGGCGCAGTTCATCCGCTACTACGTCGAGCACCAGATCGAGGTCATCCGCCGGCGGACCGCCTTCCGCCTGCGCAAGGCCGAGGAGCGCGCGCACATCCTGCGCGGCCTGGTCAAGGCCCTCGACGCGCTCGACGAGGTCATCGCCCTGATCCGTCGCTCGCCGACGGTCGAGGATGCCCGGCAGGGCCTCATCCAGCTTCTCGAGATCGACCAGGTGCAGTCGCAGGCGATCCTGGACATGCAGCTCCGGCGCCTCGCGGCCCTCGAACGGCAGAAGATCATCGACGAGCTCGCGAGCATCGAGATCGAGATCGCCGACCTCAAGGACATCCTCGCCAAGCCGGAGCGGCAGCGGGCGATCGTGTCCGAGGAGCTCGCCGAGATCGTCAGCCGCTTCGGCGACGACCGGCGTACCCAGATCATCCCGTTCGACGGCGAGGTCTCGATGGAGGACCTCATCGCGCGCGAGGACGTTGTGGTAACGATCACAAGGACCGGGTACGCCAAGCGCACCAAGGTCGACCTCTACCGCTCGCAGAAGCGTGGCGGCAAGGGCGTGAGCGGCGCATCGCTGCGTCAGGACGACATCGTCAGCCACTTCTTCGTGATCTCGACCCACTCGTGGATCCTGTTCTTCACGAACAAGGGTCGGGTCTACCGCGCGAAGGCCTACGAGCTGCCCGAGGCCAACCGCGTGGCCAAGGGCCAGCACGTCGCCAACCTGCTCGCCTTCCAGCCCGACGAGCACATCGCCCAGGTCATCCAGATTCCGAACTATCAGGTGGAGCCGTACCTTGTGCTCGCCACCAAGAATGGTCTCGTGAAGAAGACCCGGCTCGAGGAATTTGACTCCAACCGCAGCGGTGGCATCATCGCCATCAACCTGCGGGAGGATGACGAGTTGGTGGGTGCCGCGCTGGCCGCATCGGAGAACGACCTGCTCCTGGTGTCGAAGAAGGCCCAGGCGATCCGGTTCAACGCGACCGACGAGGCGCTGCGGCCGATGGGCCGGGCCACGTCCGGCGTGATCGGCATGCGCTTCGGCGACAACGACGAGCTGCTCGCGATGGAGGTGGTTCGTGAGGGCATGGACGTTTTGGTCGCTACCGACGGCGGGTATGCCAAGCGGACGCCGATCGAGGAGTACCCCGTACAGGGGCGGGGTGGTAAGGGCGTGCTGACCGCGAAAATCACGGAGCGTCGTGGTGGCCTGGTCGGAGCGCTCGTGATCAGCCCGGAGGATGAGCTGTTTGCCATCACCAGCAATGGTGGTGTCATCCGGACTCCCGTGAAGCCTGTACGGCGCACGCGGGATCGGAACACAATGGGGGTCAAGCTCATGGACCTCCCAGAAGGTGTAACCATCGTGGCGCTTGCTCGTAATGCCGACGAGCCTGACGAACAGGACTAG
- a CDS encoding DLW-39 family protein, producing MLKKLLIVAGIVGAAALVVKRVKASSDERALWHEATTAPDLR from the coding sequence ATGCTGAAGAAGCTCCTGATCGTCGCCGGCATCGTCGGCGCAGCCGCCCTGGTCGTCAAGAGGGTCAAGGCCTCCAGCGACGAGCGCGCCCTCTGGCACGAGGCCACCACGGCGCCCGACCTGCGCTGA
- the recF gene encoding DNA replication/repair protein RecF (All proteins in this family for which functions are known are DNA-binding proteins that assist the filamentation of RecA onto DNA for the initiation of recombination or recombinational repair.) has product MYVRRVELTDFRSYERVAVDLDPGVAVLVGQNGMGKTNLVEALGYVATLDSHRVATDAPLVRAGATAAVIRCAIVHEGRELLVELEIVPGKANRARLNRSPVRRSREVLGALRMVLFAPEDLELVRGDPSERRRYLDELLVARQPRYAGVRADYDRVVKQRNALLRTAYLTRKVGGTRGQDLSTLAVWDQHLAHHGAELLAGRLELVAALGPHLTKAYDAVAAGRSSATIAYASRLGDGLAPDRPALEAALLASLADRRQAETERGVTLVGPHRDDLTLTLGDLPAKGYASHGESWSFALALRLAAYDLLRTDGIEPVLILDDVFAELDAGRRERLAALVSDATQLLVTCAVAQDVPTALQGARYDVGAGTVTRV; this is encoded by the coding sequence ATGTACGTGCGCCGGGTCGAGCTGACCGATTTCCGTTCGTACGAGCGGGTGGCGGTCGACCTCGACCCGGGCGTCGCGGTGCTCGTCGGCCAGAACGGCATGGGCAAGACCAACCTTGTCGAGGCCCTGGGGTACGTGGCCACTCTGGACAGTCATCGGGTGGCCACCGACGCGCCGCTGGTCCGCGCCGGCGCCACCGCGGCGGTGATCCGCTGCGCGATCGTCCACGAAGGACGCGAGCTGCTGGTCGAGCTGGAGATCGTCCCCGGCAAGGCGAACCGGGCGCGGCTCAACCGTTCCCCCGTACGCCGGTCCCGGGAGGTCCTGGGCGCTCTGCGCATGGTGCTCTTCGCGCCGGAGGATCTCGAGCTGGTGCGCGGTGACCCGTCCGAACGGCGCCGCTACCTCGACGAGCTGCTCGTGGCGCGCCAGCCGCGGTATGCCGGGGTCCGCGCCGACTACGACCGGGTGGTCAAGCAGCGCAACGCCCTGCTGCGTACGGCGTACCTGACGCGCAAGGTCGGCGGCACCCGTGGTCAGGACCTGTCGACGCTCGCGGTCTGGGACCAGCATCTCGCGCATCACGGGGCCGAGCTGCTGGCCGGCCGGCTCGAGCTGGTCGCGGCGCTCGGCCCGCACCTGACGAAGGCATACGACGCGGTGGCGGCCGGGCGGTCGTCGGCGACCATCGCGTACGCGTCGCGTCTCGGCGACGGCCTGGCCCCGGACCGCCCGGCGCTGGAGGCGGCCCTGCTCGCTTCGCTCGCCGACCGGCGTCAGGCGGAGACCGAGCGCGGGGTGACCCTCGTCGGCCCGCACCGCGACGACCTCACGCTGACGCTCGGCGACCTGCCGGCCAAGGGGTACGCGAGCCACGGCGAGTCCTGGTCGTTCGCGCTGGCGCTGCGGCTGGCGGCGTACGACCTGCTCCGCACCGACGGCATCGAACCCGTCCTGATCCTCGACGACGTCTTCGCCGAGCTGGACGCCGGCCGCCGTGAGCGTCTCGCCGCCCTGGTCTCGGACGCCACCCAGTTGCTGGTCACCTGCGCGGTGGCGCAGGATGTGCCGACGGCCCTCCAGGGCGCCCGCTACGACGTCGGAGCAGGAACGGTGACCCGTGTCTGA
- a CDS encoding DciA family protein, whose amino-acid sequence MSEETAEKGAGAASGPAEGQTGPQLARAVLDAALAKRRSAQQAPRRRTVASEGEGRRLRGYSGPGPDPRDPQLFGAVLERIMKQRGWQQPKAEATVFGAWEKVVGPDIAKHSNPVKLDGGVLTVEAESTAWATQLRLLAATLLRSIAAEVGHNVVTRLNIHGPAAPSWNRGPRRVQGRGPRDTYG is encoded by the coding sequence GTGTCTGAGGAAACCGCCGAGAAGGGCGCAGGGGCCGCCTCAGGGCCGGCGGAGGGTCAGACGGGTCCGCAGCTCGCCCGGGCGGTGCTCGACGCGGCCCTGGCGAAGCGCCGTTCCGCGCAACAGGCGCCGCGCCGCCGTACGGTCGCATCGGAGGGAGAGGGCCGACGACTGCGCGGCTATTCGGGCCCGGGCCCGGACCCGCGCGATCCGCAGCTCTTCGGCGCGGTCCTCGAACGGATCATGAAGCAGCGCGGCTGGCAGCAGCCCAAGGCGGAGGCCACCGTCTTCGGCGCCTGGGAGAAGGTCGTCGGCCCGGACATCGCCAAGCACAGCAATCCGGTCAAGCTCGACGGCGGCGTGCTGACGGTCGAGGCGGAGTCCACGGCCTGGGCCACCCAGTTGCGCCTGCTGGCCGCGACCCTGCTGCGCAGCATCGCCGCCGAGGTCGGCCACAACGTGGTCACCAGGCTCAACATCCACGGCCCGGCAGCACCCTCGTGGAACAGAGGCCCGCGTCGCGTCCAGGGACGAGGTCCCCGCGACACCTACGGGTGA
- a CDS encoding DUF3566 domain-containing protein, which translates to MPETQAKSGGSGASATPVDEEPKKDGAASNGRDAAGRAAVPAESPSPPKFTRAPGMAPPPGEPSADDDGQTDGKRPAASAAAKGSAKGSATVPIVTKGKGGGAPAQPAQSGRAGVTPPPAKPATVPQRPGTTAKVPPAAGTGTGAAPAAGAAAVGAARVSEAVRTARSPVTSAGRGPRRARLNLKRIDPWSVMKFAFAVSVVLFIVVVVATSVLYLALDAMGVWKEVNTSLQSLVNASGGTGATSGGFRITAWGVIGTSMLIGAVNVVLFTALATLGAFIYNVCADLVGGVELTLAERD; encoded by the coding sequence ATGCCGGAGACACAGGCGAAGTCGGGAGGTTCGGGGGCCTCGGCGACTCCCGTCGATGAGGAGCCGAAGAAGGACGGCGCCGCATCGAACGGGCGAGACGCCGCGGGCCGCGCCGCGGTCCCCGCGGAATCCCCGTCCCCGCCGAAGTTCACCCGCGCCCCGGGCATGGCCCCGCCGCCGGGGGAGCCGAGTGCCGACGACGACGGCCAGACCGACGGCAAGCGCCCGGCCGCCTCCGCGGCGGCCAAGGGCTCGGCGAAGGGCTCGGCCACTGTGCCCATCGTCACCAAGGGCAAGGGCGGCGGGGCTCCGGCACAGCCGGCCCAGTCCGGCCGCGCGGGAGTGACACCGCCCCCGGCCAAGCCCGCCACGGTCCCGCAGCGCCCCGGCACGACCGCCAAGGTCCCACCCGCCGCCGGTACCGGCACCGGCGCGGCGCCCGCGGCCGGCGCCGCTGCGGTCGGCGCGGCCCGGGTCTCCGAGGCCGTCCGCACGGCGCGTTCGCCCGTCACGTCGGCCGGCCGCGGCCCGCGTCGGGCCCGGCTGAACCTCAAGCGGATCGATCCGTGGTCCGTGATGAAGTTCGCCTTCGCCGTCTCCGTGGTCCTGTTCATCGTCGTGGTCGTGGCCACCTCGGTGCTGTACCTCGCCTTGGACGCCATGGGCGTGTGGAAAGAGGTGAACACCAGCCTGCAGAGCCTGGTGAACGCCAGCGGCGGCACCGGAGCCACCAGCGGCGGCTTCCGCATCACGGCCTGGGGCGTCATCGGCACGTCGATGCTCATCGGGGCGGTCAACGTGGTGCTCTTCACCGCACTGGCCACCCTCGGAGCGTTCATCTACAACGTCTGCGCCGACCTGGTGGGCGGCGTCGAGCTGACGCTCGCCGAACGGGATTGA